A stretch of the Lactuca sativa cultivar Salinas chromosome 9, Lsat_Salinas_v11, whole genome shotgun sequence genome encodes the following:
- the LOC111905678 gene encoding uncharacterized protein LOC111905678, with translation MISVLYTLLFIEMTTILLLLFKTPLRELLIVGLDQLKRGRAPLIVKSVGATVFTIMIYEIYNISDTRSRPMDTVGPTDQIILAYQMLEASLIGVSIFLLLIIDRIHYYIRELRTLRNTLEAGKKQDGSKNNGAAEVKALNEEIHKLKTKITKLESESGKKGNEIKST, from the exons ATGATTTCCGTTCTATACACGCTTTTGTTCATCGAAATGACAACGATTCTATTACTTTTATTCAAAACCCCACTTCGAGAGCTTTTAATCGTCGGTTTAGATCAGCTGAAACGAGGGAGAGCTCCATTGATTGTAAAATCCGTTGGCGCTACTGTATTCACCATCATGATCTACGAAATCTACAACATTTCCGATACACGAAGCCGCCCCATGGATACCGTCGGTCCCACCGATCAAATCATCCTTGCTTACCAAATGCTTGAAGCGTCTCTCATCG GTGTCTCGATTTTTCTATTACTGATAATAGACAGAATACATTATTACATTAGAGAATTACGCACACTTAGAAATACTTTAGAAGCTGGAAAGAAACAAGATGGGAGTAAGAATAATGGTGCAGCCGAGGTTAAAGCTCTGAATGAAGAAATACATAAGCTGAAGACAAAGATTACAAAGTTGGAATCCGAATCTGGTAAAAAGGGGAATGAGATCAAATCTACATAA
- the LOC111905656 gene encoding DNA repair protein RAD16 translates to MKLRSRSSDPSDKGKGIMDLSDNEDNGHLSSEDSDYNESSFEGMENEEVVPDYVTDSEDDKPKRRKSVSRRWKRKAQESVEQSDEETVVEVDNVSLEEEEDVVEVKKRTHTKRKKKTKPTLLWEIWEEETENWLDQHMNEDIDLDNLNELVAETVEPSPDLIMPLLRYQKEWLAWGLKQEESPSRGGILADEMGMGKTVQAIALVLAKRALCHEFGQQVDFSSDSSLPCVKATLVICPLIAVMQWVNEIDRFTSKGSNKVLVYHGANRAKTFFEFSEYDFIITTYSIVEAEYRKNVMPPKDRCKWCGKLFYKRKLQIHLKYFCGPDAVKTTKQSKQSKKNGKLGTKLSLSKEDLSDDEGDYKKKSNKNKKRQKKEKFETLVPSESPSCSGYKSVMKSILHSVKWDRLILDEAHYIKDRRCNTTRAVFALESSYKWALSGTPLQNRVGELYSLVRFLQITPYSYYLCKDCDCKVLDYSPNSTCPNCPHKSVRHFCWWNKYVANPIANRGRSDDGKRAMILLKDKVLKSILLRRTKKGRAADLALPPRIITLRRDYLDITEQDYYTSLYSESQAQFNTYVEAGTLMNNYAHIFDLLTRLRQAVDHPYLVVYSKTAVARRANESKPIDEQDQVCGLCHDVAEDPVVTSCEHVFCKSCLIDFCGSFGQPSCPSCSKPLTVDFTAKSDQEDHKKAKTTLKGFKSTSIINRIRLDDFQTSTKIDALREEIRFMVERDGSAKGIVFSQFTSFLDLIKYSLEKSGVKCVQLDGSMSMSARESVITRFTEDGECKIFLMSLKAGGVALNLTVASHVFLMDPWWNPAVEQQAQDRIHRIGQYKPIRVVRFVIENTIEERILNLQEKKKLVFEGTVGGCNEALGRLTEADMRFLFAN, encoded by the exons ATGAAGCTTCGTTCTCGCTCGTCTGATCCTTCTGACAAAG GTAAGGGAATTATGGATCTCTCAGACAATGAAGACAACGGTCATTTGTCTTCTGAGGACTCCGATTACAACGAATCTAGTTTTGAAG GTATGGAAAATGAAGAAGTGGTTCCAGATTATGTAACAGATTCTGAAGATGATAAGCCAAAGAGAAGGAAATCCGTTTCACGAAGGTGGAAGAGAAAAGCTCAGGAAAGTGTGGAACAATCGGATGAAGAAACGGTGGTTGAAGTTGATAATGTcagtcttgaagaagaagaagatgttgtTGAAGTTAAAAAAAGAACACACAcaaaaaggaagaagaagacaAAACCAACATTATTATGGGAAATTTGGGAAGAAGAAACTGAGAACTGGCTTGACCAACATATGAATGAGGATATTGATTTAGATAATTTGAATGAACTAGTGGCAGAAACTGTTGAGCCATCACCTGATTTGATTATGCCACTTTTAAGGTACCAAAAAGAATGGTTAGCATGGGGATTGAAGCAAGAAGAATCTCCTTCAAGAGGTGGGATTCTTGCTGATGAAATGGGAATGGGGAAAACTGTTCAAGCTATTGCCCTTGTACTTGCTAAACGTGCACTTTGTCATGAATTCGGTCAACAAGTTGACTTTTCAAGTGATTCTTCATTGCCATGTGTCAAAGCAACCCTTGTGATATGCCCATTAATTGCTGTCATGCAATGGGTCAATGAAATTGATCGATTCACTTCAAAAGGAAGCAATAAGGTATTGGTGTATCACGGAGCCAATAGAGCAAAAACATTTTTTGAATTTTCTGAATATGATTTTATCATCACTACATACTCCATTGTAGAGGCTGAGTATCGAAAAAACGTGATGCCACCAAAAGACAGATGCAAATGGTGTGGAAAACTATTTTACAAAAGGAAACTACAAATTCACTTAAAATACTTCTGTGGTCCTGATGCTGTTAAAACCACAAAACAGTCAAAACAGAGCAAAAAGAATGGAAAACTTGGGACAAAATTGTCATTGTCAAAGGAAGATTTATCAGATGATGAAGGTGATTATAAAAAGAAAAGCAACAAGAACAAAAAGCGCCAAAAGAAAGAGAAATTTGAAACCTTGGTTCCTTCTGAAAGTCCCTCTTGTTCTGGATATAAATCGGTTATGAAATCTATCTTACACTCTGTTAAATGGGATCGCTTGATTTTAGATGAG GCTCATTACATAAAAGACAGACGTTGTAATACAACCCGAGCTGTTTTTGCTTTAGAATCTTCATATAAATGGGCTTTAAGTGGGACCCCTCTTCAGAATCGTGTTGGAGAACTCTACTCACTT GTTCGATTCTTACAAATAACTCCGTATTCTTATTACCTATGTAAAGACTGTGATTGTAAAGTGCTTGATTATAGTCCAAATTCAACATGCCCAAACTGCCCTCACAAATCAGTGAGACACTTTTGTTGGTGGAATAAATATGTTGCTAATCCAATTGCAAATAGAGGGCGTAGTGATGATGGTAAAAGAGCCATGATTTTGTTGAAAGATAAGGTTTTGAAAAGTATATTGTTAAGGCGTACTAAAAAGGGTAGAGCTGCAGATCTTGCACTTCCTCCTAGAATT ATTACACTGAGGCGTGACTACCTTGATATTACAGAGCAAGACTATTACACTTCACTTTATAGTGAAAGTCAAGCACAGTTTAATAC ATATGTTGAAGCAGGAACATTGATGAACAACTATGCTCATATTTTTGACCTTTTAACACGCTTGCGACAG GCTGTTGATCATCCTTATCTTGTGGTGTACTCCAAGACTGCTGTTGCAAGGAGGGCAAATGAGTCAAAACCCATTGATGAACAAGATCAAGTTTGTGGTTTATGTCATGATGTGGCAGAAGACCCTGTG gtGACATCATGTGAACATGTGTTTTGTAAATCATGTCTGATTGACTTTTGTGGAAGCTTTGGTCAACCATCATGTCCTTCATGTTCAAAACCGCTTACAGTTGACTTCACTGCAAAATCCGATCAAGAAGATCACAAAAAGGCTAAAACAACTTTAAAAGGATTTAAGTCAACAAGTATTATCAACAGAATTCGTTTAGATGATTTCCAAACAAGCACAAAAATCGACGCCCTT AGGGAAGAAATCAGATTTATGGTTGAAAGAGATGGTTCTGCTAAAGGAATTGTGTTCAGCCAGTTCACGTCATTTCTTGATCTCATTAAATATTCTTTGGAAAAG AGTGGTGTGAAATGTGTTCAGTTGGATGGATCAATGAGTATGTCTGCAAGAGAAAGTGTAATTACAAGATTTACAGAGGATGGAGAGTGTAAAATCTTTTTAATGAGCTTAAAAGCGGGAGGTGTTGCTTTGAATCTTACAGTTGCCTCACAT GTGTTTTTGATGGACCCGTGGTGGAATCCTGCGGTGGAGCAGCAAGCGCAGGATAGAATCCATCGGATAGGTCAATACAAACCGATTAGGGTTGTGAGGTTTGTGATAGAGAATACAATTGAAGAGAGGATTTTGAATCTTCAAGAGAAGAAGAAATTGGTGTTTGAGGG GACTGTTGGAGGGTGCAATGAAGCTCTTGGAAGGTTGACTGAGGCTGATATGAGATTTCTTTTTGCTAActag